One stretch of Streptomyces hygroscopicus DNA includes these proteins:
- a CDS encoding transposase, IS116/IS110/IS902 family has translation MYDIDDVGVFLGLDVGKSAHHGHGLTSAGKRVFDKQLPNSEPKLRAVFDKLAAKFGTVLVIVDQPASIGALPLTVARDAGCKVAYLPGLAMRRIADLYPGEAKTDAKDAAVIADAARTMPHTLRSLEVTDEITAELTVLVGFDQDLAAEATRTSNRIRGLLVQFHPSLERVLGPRLDHPAVTWLLERYGSPAALRKAGRRRLVEVIRPRAPRMAQRLIDEVFDALDEQTVVVPGTGTLDVVIPSLARSLAAVHEQRRALEAQIGQLLEAHPLSPVLTSIPGVAVRTAATLLVTVGDGTSFPTAAHLASYAGLAPTTKSSGTSIHGEHAPRGGNRQLKRAMFLSAFAALHDPASRAYYDRCRARGKTHTQALLRLARHRISVLFAMLRDGTFYEPRTPRLA, from the coding sequence TTGTACGACATCGACGACGTAGGCGTCTTCCTCGGCCTGGACGTCGGCAAGAGCGCCCACCACGGTCACGGGCTGACTTCGGCCGGCAAAAGGGTCTTCGACAAGCAACTGCCCAACAGTGAGCCGAAGCTGCGGGCTGTCTTCGACAAGCTCGCGGCGAAGTTCGGCACCGTCCTGGTGATCGTGGACCAGCCCGCCTCCATCGGCGCCCTCCCGCTCACGGTCGCCCGGGACGCGGGCTGCAAGGTCGCCTACCTGCCGGGCCTGGCCATGCGGCGGATCGCCGACCTCTACCCGGGTGAGGCGAAGACCGACGCGAAGGACGCCGCGGTGATCGCGGACGCCGCGCGGACGATGCCGCACACCCTGCGCTCGCTCGAGGTGACCGACGAGATCACCGCCGAGCTGACCGTTCTGGTCGGCTTCGACCAGGACCTCGCGGCTGAGGCCACCCGCACCTCCAACCGGATACGCGGCCTGCTCGTCCAGTTCCACCCCAGCCTGGAGCGCGTCCTGGGGCCGCGCCTGGACCACCCCGCGGTGACCTGGCTGCTGGAACGCTACGGATCTCCGGCCGCACTGCGAAAGGCCGGGCGGCGCAGGCTGGTCGAGGTGATCCGGCCCAGGGCCCCGCGCATGGCTCAGCGGCTGATCGACGAGGTCTTCGACGCGCTCGACGAGCAGACCGTCGTCGTTCCCGGGACCGGCACGCTCGACGTCGTGATCCCGTCCCTGGCCCGCTCGCTCGCCGCCGTCCACGAACAGCGACGAGCCCTGGAAGCGCAGATCGGGCAACTGCTGGAGGCTCACCCTCTTTCCCCGGTCCTGACCTCGATTCCGGGGGTCGCGGTCAGGACCGCCGCCACCTTGCTGGTCACCGTCGGCGACGGCACCAGCTTCCCCACCGCCGCCCACCTGGCCTCCTACGCCGGCCTCGCCCCGACGACGAAGTCGTCGGGGACCTCCATCCACGGCGAACACGCACCACGAGGCGGCAACCGACAGCTCAAACGCGCGATGTTCCTGTCCGCGTTCGCCGCCCTGCACGATCCCGCCTCCCGCGCCTACTACGACCGCTGCCGGGCCCGCGGGAAGACCCACACGCAGGCTCTGCTCCGCCTGGCCCGGCACCGCATCAGCGTGCTGTTCGCAATGCTCCGCGATGGCACCTTCTACGAGCCCAGAACCCCACGCCTCGCTTGA
- a CDS encoding glyoxalase/bleomycin resistance protein/dioxygenase — MKPIGHARPGFPCWVSLAAPSLQAAQEFYTAVLGWTWRPTGRGEEFRTALFGGAPVAGVGALASSLRSAAAWTPFFAVADADATAARIHERGGTVGVGPLPFGPGRRAALAADRDGAVFGFWAGEALPGWPSGPDGAPAWLELRTRDAFAAALFYGEVFGWASPAGNCSIEYENDEVIVREAGRKLAVVHGGAVEQAPDPEVRPRWYVHFRVPDVTAAVAAARAAGGTVALAPTASPTGRQAILRDPDGGLFTVTAA; from the coding sequence ATGAAGCCGATCGGCCACGCACGGCCGGGATTCCCCTGCTGGGTGAGTCTCGCCGCCCCCAGCCTCCAGGCGGCGCAGGAGTTCTACACCGCGGTGCTCGGGTGGACCTGGCGCCCCACCGGGCGGGGTGAGGAGTTCCGTACCGCGCTGTTCGGCGGCGCGCCGGTGGCCGGGGTCGGAGCACTCGCGAGCAGCCTCCGGAGCGCGGCCGCCTGGACGCCGTTCTTCGCCGTGGCGGACGCGGACGCCACCGCGGCACGGATCCATGAGCGGGGCGGCACCGTCGGCGTCGGCCCGCTCCCCTTCGGCCCGGGCCGCCGCGCCGCGCTGGCCGCCGACCGCGACGGCGCCGTCTTCGGCTTCTGGGCGGGGGAGGCGCTGCCCGGCTGGCCATCGGGTCCGGACGGCGCCCCGGCCTGGCTGGAGCTGCGGACCCGTGACGCGTTCGCGGCCGCCCTCTTCTACGGCGAGGTCTTCGGCTGGGCGTCCCCGGCGGGCAACTGCTCGATCGAGTACGAGAACGACGAGGTGATCGTGCGCGAGGCGGGGCGCAAGCTGGCGGTGGTCCACGGCGGCGCCGTCGAGCAGGCCCCCGACCCGGAGGTCCGGCCGCGCTGGTACGTCCACTTCCGCGTCCCCGATGTGACGGCCGCGGTGGCGGCGGCCCGCGCCGCCGGAGGGACCGTCGCCCTCGCGCCGACCGCCTCCCCCACGGGCCGTCAGGCGATCCTGCGCGACCCGGACGGCGGGCTGTTCACCGTCACCGCCGCCTGA
- a CDS encoding membrane protein, translating into MATTADETRAGLPAPRTIRLPGIVLGVGLGGFLDGILLHQLLQWHHMLSSTNHDRIGVRYYNPHTVSGLEMNTVWDGIFHAVCWIAVLLGLALLYARVTHDRRRVWGSRVLWGWILVGWGLFNLVEGVLDHQILGIHHVHSGPEQPWWDAGFLILGALLVAGGHLLQRGGAPSGPEAPRATGHR; encoded by the coding sequence ATGGCCACCACGGCGGACGAAACCCGGGCCGGTCTGCCCGCGCCGCGCACCATCCGGCTGCCGGGGATCGTGCTGGGCGTGGGGCTCGGCGGATTCCTCGACGGGATCCTGCTCCACCAGTTGCTGCAGTGGCACCACATGCTCAGCAGCACCAACCACGACCGCATCGGGGTCAGGTACTACAACCCGCACACCGTCTCCGGGCTGGAGATGAACACCGTGTGGGACGGGATCTTCCACGCCGTGTGCTGGATCGCGGTCCTGCTGGGGCTGGCCCTGCTCTACGCCCGGGTCACCCACGACCGCCGCCGGGTGTGGGGCTCGCGCGTCCTGTGGGGCTGGATCCTGGTCGGCTGGGGCCTGTTCAACCTGGTCGAGGGGGTACTGGACCACCAGATCCTCGGCATCCACCATGTCCACAGCGGCCCGGAGCAGCCGTGGTGGGACGCTGGTTTCCTGATCCTGGGCGCCCTTCTGGTGGCCGGCGGCCATCTGCTGCAGCGTGGCGGCGCGCCCTCCGGCCCCGAGGCGCCCCGCGCCACCGGGCACAGGTGA
- a CDS encoding cytochrome C oxidase assembly protein — translation MDGGAAHPGHGHGGGGVGAGGGGPLDVWLPALALLVCAAAYALAVRRARRRNPAQSWPPTRSMSFAAGLVLLAVALLPPLAPFAHQDFRGHMAQHLLLGMYAPLALVLAAPVTLLLRALPPGRGRRLTAVLRSAPARLLAHPVTALLLTTGGLVLLYFTPLYDTVMGQPGWHWPTHAHFLLSGWLFAYVIAGPDPAPTRPGVPARLVVLGIAIAAHAAIAQLMYGGFWVEVHAPIAEVQGGAELMYYGGDVAELLLAAALVATWRPVRTPRSAYGTRLRSVRRPTGRLEEGMRDGGP, via the coding sequence ATGGATGGCGGCGCGGCACATCCCGGCCATGGACACGGCGGGGGCGGCGTGGGCGCCGGGGGCGGCGGCCCCCTGGACGTATGGCTGCCGGCCCTCGCCCTGCTGGTGTGTGCCGCCGCCTACGCGCTTGCGGTCCGCCGCGCCCGTCGCCGCAACCCCGCCCAGAGCTGGCCGCCCACGCGGTCGATGAGCTTCGCGGCCGGGCTCGTCCTCCTCGCCGTGGCGCTGCTTCCTCCGCTCGCGCCGTTCGCCCATCAGGACTTCCGCGGCCATATGGCCCAGCATCTGCTGCTCGGGATGTACGCACCCCTCGCGCTGGTGCTCGCGGCCCCGGTCACGCTGCTGCTGCGCGCCCTGCCCCCAGGCCGCGGCCGACGGCTGACCGCCGTGCTGCGCTCCGCCCCCGCGCGGCTGCTCGCCCACCCCGTTACCGCTCTGCTGCTGACCACCGGCGGGCTGGTGCTGCTGTACTTCACCCCCCTCTACGACACCGTCATGGGCCAACCGGGGTGGCACTGGCCGACGCACGCCCATTTCCTGCTCTCGGGCTGGCTGTTCGCGTATGTCATCGCCGGTCCCGACCCGGCGCCGACCCGGCCCGGTGTGCCGGCCCGGCTGGTGGTCCTCGGCATCGCCATCGCGGCGCACGCCGCCATCGCGCAGTTGATGTACGGGGGCTTCTGGGTCGAGGTCCACGCCCCGATCGCCGAGGTCCAGGGCGGCGCGGAGCTCATGTACTACGGCGGCGACGTCGCCGAGCTCCTGCTGGCCGCGGCCCTCGTCGCCACCTGGCGCCCGGTACGGACCCCTCGGAGTGCGTACGGGACGCGGCTACGCTCGGTGCGGCGCCCGACCGGGCGGCTCGAGGAGGGGATGCGTGATGGCGGACCGTGA
- a CDS encoding glutaredoxin, with product MADREDQDGVVVYWRPLCPFCIHLRTRLRLARLRHTEVNIWRDPEAAAFVRSVADGNETVPTVTVAGRPMVNPSMGELMEAVRTHAPHVLSKDG from the coding sequence ATGGCGGACCGTGAGGACCAAGACGGCGTGGTGGTGTACTGGCGGCCGCTGTGCCCGTTCTGCATCCACCTGCGTACGCGGCTGCGCCTCGCCCGGCTGCGGCACACCGAGGTGAACATCTGGCGGGATCCGGAGGCGGCCGCGTTCGTCCGGTCGGTCGCGGACGGGAACGAGACCGTGCCGACCGTGACGGTGGCCGGCCGGCCCATGGTGAACCCGTCGATGGGCGAGTTGATGGAGGCGGTCAGGACCCACGCCCCGCACGTCCTGTCCAAGGACGGATGA
- a CDS encoding transcription antitermination regulator, producing MDWEAFAERMATLARDLLAQASVEATLERISECAVDIVDGCDAAGILMLHGKRVESLAPTDGLVVRSDRLQERLSEGPCFDAARRLGGERVFRIKDFTQPEECWPAFVSQARDLGIGSMMGFLLYTEQEDLGALNLYSARPAAFTKASETAGWLLASHAAVAFSSARTADQLQRAIETRHTIGEAMGILIERLKITEDDAFALMRRVSQERNVKLRDLARQICESGGIDG from the coding sequence ATGGACTGGGAAGCCTTCGCCGAGCGCATGGCCACCCTGGCGCGGGACCTGCTGGCGCAGGCATCCGTGGAGGCCACTCTCGAGCGGATCTCCGAGTGCGCGGTGGACATCGTGGACGGCTGCGACGCGGCCGGCATCCTGATGCTCCACGGCAAGCGGGTGGAGTCCCTCGCCCCCACCGACGGCCTGGTGGTCCGCTCCGACCGGTTGCAGGAGCGGCTCAGCGAGGGGCCCTGCTTCGACGCCGCCCGGCGGCTGGGCGGTGAGCGGGTGTTCCGGATCAAGGACTTCACCCAGCCCGAGGAGTGCTGGCCGGCCTTCGTCAGCCAGGCCCGCGACCTCGGCATCGGCAGCATGATGGGATTCCTGCTCTACACCGAGCAGGAGGACCTCGGCGCCCTGAACCTCTACTCGGCGCGCCCCGCCGCCTTCACCAAGGCCAGCGAGACGGCCGGCTGGCTGCTCGCCTCGCACGCCGCGGTCGCCTTCTCCAGCGCCCGCACCGCCGACCAGCTCCAGCGGGCGATCGAGACCCGGCACACCATCGGGGAGGCGATGGGCATCCTCATCGAACGCCTGAAGATCACCGAGGATGACGCCTTCGCGCTGATGCGGCGGGTGTCCCAGGAGCGGAACGTCAAGCTGCGCGACCTCGCCCGGCAGATCTGCGAGAGCGGCGGCATCGACGGCTGA
- a CDS encoding anhydrase, whose protein sequence is MHDALIFGIGGKEPQIAPEAFVAPTSVVIGEVVLAAGSSIWYQAVLRGDGGPIVLGADSNIQDNCTVHVDPGFPVSIGERVSVGHNAVVHGCTVEDDVLIGMGATVLNGARVGAGSLVAAQALVPQGMEIPPGSLVAGVPAKVKRPLTDEEREGIKLNAQVYADRAKQYREALRGGE, encoded by the coding sequence GTGCACGACGCCTTGATCTTCGGAATCGGCGGCAAGGAGCCACAGATCGCCCCCGAGGCGTTCGTGGCCCCCACGTCGGTGGTGATCGGCGAGGTCGTGCTGGCCGCCGGATCGAGCATCTGGTACCAGGCGGTGCTACGAGGCGACGGCGGCCCCATCGTCCTCGGCGCGGACAGCAACATCCAGGACAATTGCACCGTGCACGTCGACCCCGGATTCCCGGTCTCGATCGGCGAGCGGGTCTCCGTCGGGCACAACGCGGTCGTGCACGGCTGCACGGTCGAGGACGATGTGCTGATCGGCATGGGGGCCACGGTCCTCAACGGCGCCCGGGTCGGTGCCGGATCGCTGGTCGCCGCCCAGGCCCTGGTGCCGCAGGGGATGGAGATACCGCCCGGCTCACTGGTGGCCGGGGTACCGGCGAAGGTGAAGCGCCCCCTCACCGACGAGGAACGGGAAGGCATCAAGCTGAACGCCCAGGTGTACGCGGACCGGGCCAAGCAGTACCGGGAAGCGCTCAGAGGCGGCGAGTAG
- a CDS encoding membrane protein — MHIEEWLETVPAVSVYLLVGLVIGLESLGIPLPGEIVLVSATLLAASQDHINPYILGGSAIAGAVIGDSIGYLIGRKGGQPLLTWLGRKFPKHFSAEHVATAERSFQKWGMWAVFVGRFIALLRIFAGPLAGVLQMPYWKFLIANVLGGIVWAGGTTAVIYSLGKVAEDWLKRFSWLGLVLALLFGLGSMLVMKWRSKKAKPAAATAADSETAEPQPVPAGD, encoded by the coding sequence TTGCATATCGAGGAATGGCTCGAGACCGTACCCGCGGTCAGCGTGTATCTGCTGGTGGGTCTCGTCATCGGCCTGGAGAGCCTGGGAATCCCGCTTCCCGGTGAGATCGTCCTCGTCAGCGCGACGCTGCTGGCGGCCTCGCAGGACCACATCAACCCCTACATCCTCGGGGGCAGCGCCATCGCGGGCGCGGTGATCGGCGACTCCATCGGCTATCTCATCGGCCGTAAGGGCGGACAGCCACTCCTCACCTGGCTGGGCCGTAAATTCCCCAAGCATTTCAGCGCCGAACATGTGGCGACCGCCGAGCGCTCCTTCCAGAAGTGGGGCATGTGGGCGGTCTTCGTCGGCCGTTTCATCGCGCTGCTGCGTATCTTCGCGGGTCCGCTCGCGGGTGTGCTGCAGATGCCGTACTGGAAGTTCCTCATCGCCAATGTGCTCGGCGGCATCGTCTGGGCCGGTGGCACCACCGCGGTCATCTACTCCCTGGGCAAGGTCGCCGAGGACTGGCTCAAGCGCTTCTCCTGGCTCGGCCTCGTGCTGGCCCTGCTCTTCGGCCTCGGCTCGATGCTCGTCATGAAGTGGCGCTCCAAGAAGGCCAAGCCCGCCGCGGCCACGGCGGCCGACTCCGAGACGGCCGAGCCGCAGCCGGTCCCGGCCGGCGACTAG
- a CDS encoding membrane protein, with the protein MWPGQQPPGGEQNNPQGQNPYQQPGYQQPGYDQSNPYQQPGYQQPNPYQQPPQQPPGQPGQPGQPQQPGYGRQPGYGQPQQPDYGPPQGPPQPTGQQWGAPSGPPGAPQPPRDNKKRTTTIAIVAAIAVVAAAAITGVLVLGKDDSDGGDESKGKDKTPTAPSSAPASDKPTDDPAGGGADNPRAGGDATDVKAVIPGWKPVVSPKRHNAFDVPPEWTVESPGLSTGFEDDKGKPLVVMSAPARYKKDYCSVKDKDGYVNKSHAAGAGSKGAQGAKNKASAAEVEAENWVFAAFDQDQTGTRKVTEAKKFTSAHGLKGYTASATVTGVKKTDKCSTDGKSVTVTYTDINGDFATWVLYSVKGTKEEVPDATIKKIMSSLRPVKSEVS; encoded by the coding sequence ATGTGGCCAGGACAGCAGCCGCCCGGGGGCGAGCAGAACAACCCGCAAGGTCAGAACCCCTACCAGCAGCCGGGGTACCAGCAGCCGGGATACGACCAGTCCAACCCGTATCAGCAGCCGGGGTACCAGCAGCCGAATCCCTATCAGCAGCCTCCCCAGCAGCCGCCGGGACAGCCCGGCCAGCCGGGGCAGCCGCAGCAGCCGGGGTACGGCCGGCAACCCGGCTACGGCCAGCCGCAGCAGCCCGATTACGGCCCGCCGCAGGGTCCGCCGCAGCCGACCGGCCAGCAGTGGGGCGCTCCGTCCGGCCCGCCCGGCGCGCCGCAGCCGCCGCGCGACAACAAGAAGCGGACGACGACCATCGCCATCGTCGCGGCGATCGCGGTCGTCGCGGCCGCCGCCATCACCGGTGTGCTGGTCCTGGGCAAGGACGACAGCGACGGCGGTGACGAGTCCAAGGGGAAGGACAAGACGCCCACCGCCCCCTCGTCCGCTCCGGCCTCCGACAAGCCGACCGATGACCCGGCCGGCGGCGGTGCGGACAACCCGCGCGCCGGCGGTGACGCCACCGACGTCAAGGCGGTCATACCCGGCTGGAAGCCGGTCGTCAGCCCCAAGCGGCACAACGCCTTCGACGTCCCCCCGGAGTGGACGGTCGAATCGCCGGGGCTGAGCACCGGTTTCGAGGACGACAAGGGCAAGCCGCTTGTTGTCATGTCCGCTCCGGCCAGGTACAAGAAGGACTACTGCTCGGTCAAGGACAAGGACGGCTACGTCAACAAGAGTCACGCCGCCGGAGCGGGCTCGAAGGGTGCGCAGGGCGCCAAGAACAAGGCGTCGGCCGCCGAGGTCGAGGCCGAGAACTGGGTCTTCGCCGCCTTCGACCAGGACCAGACCGGGACCCGCAAGGTCACCGAAGCCAAGAAGTTCACCAGCGCCCACGGTCTCAAGGGCTACACCGCGTCGGCCACCGTCACCGGGGTGAAGAAGACCGACAAGTGCTCCACCGACGGCAAGTCCGTGACGGTGACCTACACGGACATCAACGGTGACTTCGCGACGTGGGTCCTGTACTCCGTCAAGGGCACCAAGGAAGAGGTCCCGGACGCCACGATCAAGAAGATCATGAGTTCGCTGCGGCCGGTGAAGTCGGAGGTCTCCTGA
- a CDS encoding MFS transporter, which yields MTTPPAPRLRPRRPAWAGRNYTLLTTAAVVTGLGNAGALIAAAFAVLEAGGDGGDVGLVAAARTLPLVVFLLIGGALADRLPRHRVMVAANSLNCASQAVFAVLVLSGEARLWQMAVLSALGGTGQAFFSPAAEGMLLSSVTGEQAARAFALFRMGMNGAQIGGAAVGGALIAVVGPGWMLAVDAAAFAIAGALRALLDVSAVARRKPGGGMLRDLREGWHEVISRPWLWSIVVQFSVVNAVVGAAESVFGPLVAEDHLGGARPWGFALAAFGAGTVLGGLLMMRWRPRRLLLAGSLSILPLALPAAALAVPVAIPALVAVMFLVGVSVEVFGVSWMTALHQEIPEDKLSRVSAYDWFGSVAMVPVATALAGPAEEAFGRSASLWGCSALILALTLAVLTVPDVRRLRRHETTPVIEGGPAAADAATEPVSPR from the coding sequence GTGACGACTCCTCCGGCCCCGCGCCTCCGACCGCGCCGCCCCGCGTGGGCCGGCCGCAACTACACACTGCTGACCACGGCCGCCGTGGTGACGGGCCTCGGGAACGCCGGAGCCCTCATCGCGGCGGCGTTCGCGGTGCTGGAGGCCGGCGGGGACGGCGGCGACGTCGGGCTCGTGGCGGCGGCCCGCACGCTTCCCCTGGTCGTCTTCCTGCTGATCGGCGGCGCGCTGGCGGACCGGCTGCCCCGCCACCGGGTGATGGTCGCCGCCAACAGCCTCAACTGCGCCTCACAGGCGGTCTTCGCCGTGCTCGTCCTGTCCGGCGAGGCGCGGCTGTGGCAGATGGCCGTGCTCTCCGCGCTCGGCGGCACCGGGCAGGCGTTCTTCTCCCCCGCCGCCGAGGGCATGCTGCTCTCCAGCGTCACCGGCGAACAGGCCGCCCGCGCCTTCGCGCTGTTCCGGATGGGCATGAACGGCGCGCAGATCGGCGGGGCGGCGGTCGGCGGCGCGCTGATCGCGGTGGTCGGCCCCGGCTGGATGCTGGCCGTCGACGCCGCCGCGTTCGCGATCGCGGGTGCCCTGCGCGCCCTGCTCGACGTCAGCGCCGTGGCCCGGCGGAAACCCGGGGGCGGCATGTTGCGGGATCTGCGCGAAGGCTGGCACGAAGTCATCTCCCGGCCCTGGCTGTGGTCGATCGTCGTGCAGTTCTCCGTCGTCAACGCGGTGGTGGGAGCGGCCGAGTCGGTGTTCGGCCCGCTGGTCGCCGAGGACCATCTGGGCGGCGCGCGCCCCTGGGGGTTCGCGCTCGCGGCGTTCGGTGCGGGCACGGTCCTCGGCGGTCTGCTGATGATGCGCTGGCGGCCACGGCGGCTGCTGCTCGCGGGCTCCTTGAGCATCCTGCCGCTCGCCCTGCCGGCTGCCGCGCTGGCGGTCCCGGTGGCGATTCCGGCGCTGGTGGCGGTGATGTTCCTGGTCGGGGTCTCGGTCGAGGTGTTCGGGGTGTCCTGGATGACCGCGCTGCACCAGGAGATCCCCGAGGACAAGCTGTCGCGGGTCTCGGCGTACGACTGGTTCGGCTCCGTCGCCATGGTGCCGGTCGCCACGGCACTCGCGGGCCCGGCCGAAGAGGCTTTCGGCCGGTCGGCCTCGCTGTGGGGCTGTTCGGCGCTGATCCTGGCGCTGACGCTGGCGGTGCTGACGGTCCCGGACGTACGGCGGCTGCGCCGGCACGAGACCACGCCCGTCATCGAGGGCGGACCGGCCGCCGCGGACGCCGCCACGGAGCCGGTCAGCCCACGCTGA
- a CDS encoding type 12 methyltransferase, which translates to MNEPIPVSRAVDGGTARLMPDLDRPHAWLLTVDGAPQSYVDLDDPVHLEFEYARRIAHVLDAAADPGAPLDVLHLGGGALMLPRYLAATRPGSHQVVIEADRGLLELVAEHLPLRPGAGITVRPRDARTALETAPEGSADVIVADVFGGSRVPAHLTSVEYARAAARALRPGGWYVANLADGAPFAFLRSQLATYRTAFAHLALIAEPSVLRGRRFGNAVLVASQAEPPVAVLARRTAADAFPARVEYGAALERFMGGAAPVRDVDATPSPEPPDGAFSVG; encoded by the coding sequence GTGAACGAGCCGATACCCGTAAGCCGCGCCGTGGACGGCGGCACCGCCAGGCTGATGCCGGACCTGGACCGCCCGCACGCCTGGCTGCTCACGGTGGACGGCGCCCCGCAGTCGTATGTCGACCTGGACGATCCGGTCCATCTCGAATTCGAGTACGCGCGGCGGATCGCCCATGTCCTGGACGCCGCCGCCGATCCCGGCGCCCCGCTGGACGTTCTGCACCTGGGCGGCGGGGCGCTGATGCTGCCCCGCTATCTGGCCGCCACCCGCCCCGGCTCGCACCAGGTGGTGATCGAGGCCGACCGGGGGCTGCTGGAACTGGTCGCCGAGCATCTTCCGCTGCGGCCCGGGGCGGGCATCACGGTGCGGCCGCGGGACGCCCGGACGGCGCTGGAGACCGCGCCCGAGGGGTCCGCCGATGTCATCGTGGCCGATGTCTTCGGCGGTTCGCGGGTGCCCGCGCATCTGACCTCCGTCGAGTACGCCCGAGCCGCGGCCCGGGCGCTGCGGCCGGGCGGGTGGTACGTCGCGAATCTGGCCGACGGGGCGCCGTTCGCCTTCCTCCGCTCCCAACTGGCCACCTACCGCACGGCGTTCGCGCATCTCGCCCTGATCGCGGAGCCGTCCGTGCTGCGTGGCCGCCGGTTCGGCAACGCCGTGCTGGTGGCCTCCCAGGCCGAACCGCCGGTCGCCGTGCTGGCCCGCCGCACGGCGGCCGACGCCTTCCCGGCCAGGGTCGAGTACGGGGCGGCGCTGGAGCGCTTCATGGGCGGCGCGGCGCCGGTACGGGACGTGGATGCCACGCCGTCGCCCGAGCCGCCGGACGGGGCGTTCAGCGTGGGCTGA
- a CDS encoding elongation factor Tu: MSKQTYVRTKPHLNIGTMGHVDHGKTTLTAAITKVLSERGTGGTYVPADRIDRAPEEAARGITINIAHVEYETDTRHYAHVDMPGHADFIKNMVTGAAQIDGAILVVSALDGVMPQTAEHVLLARQVGVDHIVVALNKADAGDPELTDLVELEVRELLSAHGYPGDTTPVVRVSGLRALDGDLRWTGAIEALLDAVDIYVPTPVRHTQAPFLLPVENVLTITGRGTVVTGAIERGTVRVGDRVEVPGSEVATVVTGVETFGKSMVAAEAGDNVALLLRGVARDTVRRGDVVAAPGSLVPRRHFTARVYVLSAAEGGRRTPVSTGYRPQFYLRTADVVGAVDLGPVAVARPGDTVTMTVELGRAVPLEPGLGFAIREGGRTVGAGTVTTVLDQP, translated from the coding sequence ATGTCCAAGCAGACCTATGTGCGCACCAAGCCGCATCTGAACATCGGCACCATGGGCCATGTCGACCACGGCAAGACCACGCTGACCGCCGCCATCACCAAGGTGCTGAGCGAGCGCGGCACCGGCGGCACCTACGTACCGGCGGACCGCATCGACCGGGCGCCGGAGGAGGCCGCGCGCGGTATCACCATCAACATCGCGCATGTCGAGTACGAGACCGACACCCGCCATTACGCGCATGTCGACATGCCCGGCCACGCCGACTTCATCAAGAACATGGTGACCGGCGCCGCCCAGATCGACGGGGCGATCCTCGTCGTCTCCGCGCTCGACGGCGTGATGCCGCAGACCGCCGAGCATGTGCTGCTGGCCCGTCAGGTCGGCGTCGACCACATCGTGGTGGCCCTCAACAAGGCCGACGCGGGCGACCCCGAGCTCACCGACCTCGTCGAGCTCGAGGTGCGCGAACTGCTCTCCGCGCACGGCTATCCCGGCGACACCACGCCCGTCGTACGGGTCTCCGGGCTGCGGGCGCTGGACGGCGACCTGCGGTGGACCGGGGCGATCGAGGCGCTGCTGGACGCCGTGGACATCTATGTGCCGACGCCCGTGCGCCACACCCAGGCCCCGTTCCTGCTACCGGTGGAGAACGTGCTGACCATCACCGGCCGCGGCACGGTCGTCACCGGCGCCATCGAGCGCGGCACGGTACGGGTCGGCGACCGTGTCGAGGTGCCCGGCAGCGAGGTGGCCACGGTGGTCACCGGCGTGGAGACCTTCGGCAAGTCCATGGTGGCGGCCGAGGCGGGCGACAATGTCGCGCTGCTGCTGCGCGGGGTGGCGCGGGACACGGTGCGCCGCGGCGATGTGGTGGCCGCGCCCGGCAGCCTCGTGCCGAGGCGGCACTTCACCGCGCGGGTGTACGTCCTGTCGGCGGCCGAGGGCGGCCGGCGGACACCGGTGTCCACCGGCTACCGCCCGCAGTTCTACCTCCGCACGGCCGATGTGGTCGGCGCCGTGGACCTCGGGCCCGTCGCGGTGGCGCGCCCCGGGGACACCGTCACCATGACGGTCGAGCTCGGCCGCGCCGTACCGCTGGAGCCGGGCCTCGGCTTCGCGATCCGCGAGGGCGGCCGCACGGTGGGCGCGGGCACCGTGACCACCGTGCTCGACCAGCCGTAA